The Sesamum indicum cultivar Zhongzhi No. 13 linkage group LG1, S_indicum_v1.0, whole genome shotgun sequence genome includes a window with the following:
- the LOC105158990 gene encoding F-box/kelch-repeat protein SKIP25 codes for MTNPTTILQLATTTTTSKRLKRHHLTTEDDRHQSLLPGIPDHIAQLCLSLVPPSLLYSVCHSWRRLIYSPSFPPFLSLYALFSPTDTESQPHLSNSVEFCSFDPISCKWQLLPAPPAAPPLRFLFRHPSFIPRKLPIQSVAASGNLVVLAATDDNFLPALSQPLVFNSLSKKWARGPPLPAPRRWCAAGTTRGAVYVASGIGSHYNTDVARSVEKWDLTNQWQRGWIWEKMGKLKDGKFSRDAIEAVGWRGKLCMVNVKGDAAKEGIIYHVEKDSWEEMPEGMLAGWRGPAAAMEEETIYVVDESKGSLKKYDHVKDAWVEMVENEMLKGAQQVVAAGGRVCVLCADGARITVVDVASPPPARQWVVHVPSGFQVVAVHILPRLSHSDFRSK; via the coding sequence ATGACCAATCCCACCACAATTCTTCAACTTgcaaccaccaccaccacctccaaaAGGCTGAAGCGCCACCACCTCACGACGGAGGACGACCGCCATCAGTCTTTACTTCCCGGAATTCCTGACCATATAGCCCAACTCTGCCTTTCTCTCGTCCCCCCTTCCCTTCTCTACTCCGTTTGCCATTCTTGGCGCCGCCTCATTTATTCTCCTTCTTTCcctccttttctctctctctacgcTCTCTTCTCACCTACTGATACTGAATCTCAACCCCATCTCTCAAACTCGGTTGAATTCTGCTCTTTTGATCCGATCTCGTGTAAATGGCAGCTTCTCCCTGCCCCGCCGGCTGCCCCGCCGCTTCGGTTCCTCTTCCGCCACCCTTCCTTCATACCCCGGAAGCTACCTATCCAATCCGTCGCCGCTTCCGGCAACCTCGTCGTGCTCGCAGCCACCGACGATAACTTCCTGCCTGCCCTATCCCAACCCCTCGTTTTCAACTCGTTGTCTAAAAAATGGGCGCGCGGTCCCCCACTCCCCGCGCCGCGCCGGTGGTGCGCCGCCGGCACGACAAGGGGAGCTGTCTATGTCGCGAGCGGGATTGGGTCCCACTACAACACCGACGTCGCACGGTCGGTCGAGAAGTGGGACTTAACCAATCAGTGGCAACGCGGCTGGATTTGGGAGAAGATGGGAAAGCTTAAGGACGGGAAGTTCAGCCGTGATGCGATCGAGGCCGTTGGTTGGAGAGGGAAATTATGCATGGTGAACGTGAAAGGAGACGCGGCGAAGGAAGGGATAATCTACCACGTGGAAAAGGATTCGTGGGAGGAGATGCCGGAGGGGATGCTGGCGGGGTGGAGGGGTCCGGCGGCGGCGATGGAGGAGGAGACTATCTACGTGGTGGATGAGTCGAAAGGCTCGTTGAAAAAGTATGATCACGTGAAGGACGCGTGGGTGGAGATGGTGGAGAATGAGATGCTGAAAGGGGCGCAGCAGGTGGTGGCGGCCGGTGGGAGGGTGTGTGTTTTGTGTGCAGATGGTGCGAGAATCACGGTGGTGGATGTGGCGTCGCCGCCGCCGGCGAGACAGTGGGTGGTGCATGTTCCGTCCGGGTTCCAAGTTGTGGCGGTTCACATCTTGCCTAGATTAAGCCACTCCGATTTTCGGTCCAAGTAA
- the LOC105158901 gene encoding trihelix transcription factor GT-3b-like has translation MMYNDAGNVSSSTATPRNPTIPYPLLGHQVHQPIMIPIPPPPFSGVGGGGGDDDDFPRRDERFPQWSNQETRDLIEIRAQLEWDFTAGRRTKNLWEMVSCRMREKGYRRTSDQCKCKWKNLVSRYKGQEASDVNNSRQCPFFNELHAVFTARANKMPQSQLDTKTGTAKGRKRLEKVSEDRSHQEFSEELEDEEEIGVDQAGKGRAIQKRKAGQEKRQKLGENENYLVPPLPNVNKNNSILNSLQEMMRNFIMQQQRIDVQWRESMEKRAVERELFEQEWRQKMEKLERERLMMEQAWREREEERRLREESRAQKRDALLTMLLNKLIRNESP, from the exons ATGATGTACAATGATGCTGGAAATGTCAGCAGCAGCACCGCCACCCCGAGAAACCCCACCATTCCTTACCCCCTTCTCGGCCATCAGGTTCACCAACCCATCATGATCCCGATTCCTCCTCCGCCTTTTTCCGGTGTGGGTGGCGGCggtggtgatgatgatgattttcCGAGGAGAGATGAGAGGTTCCCTCAATGGAGCAACCAAGAAACAAGGGACTTGATTGAAATCAGGGCTCAGCTTGAGTGGGACTTTACAGCGGGCAGGAGGACCAAGAATCTGTGGGAAATGGTGTCTTGCAGAATGAGGGAGAAGGGGTACAGGAGGACCTCTGATCAGTGCAAATGCAAGTGGAAAAACCTTGTTAGTAGATATAAG GGGCAAGAAGCCTCTGATGTGAATAATAGTCGACAATGTCCGTTTTTCAATGAGCTGCATGCAGTGTTCACTGCAAGGGCCAACAAAATGCCGCAATCTCAGCTTGATACCAAGACTGGTACTGCTAAAGGAAGGAAGAGGCTTGAAAAAGTTTCTGAAGATCGATCCCATCAAGAATTCTCAGAAGAACTGGAGGATGAAGAAGAGATCGGAGTTGATCAGGCTGGGAAAGGAAGGGctattcaaaaaagaaaagctggTCAAGAGAAGCGCCAAAAACTaggagaaaatgaaaattatttggtCCCTCCTCTTCCAAatgtaaacaaaaacaatagcATTCTCAACAGTCTACAGGAGATGATGAGGAACTTCATCATGCAGCAACAGAGGATTGACGTGCAATGGAGGGAGTCAATGGAGAAACGTGCTGTCGAAAGGGAGCTGTTTGAACAGGAATGGCGGCAGAAGATGGAGAAACTCGAAAGGGAAAGGTTGATGATGGAGCAAGCttggagagagagggaggaagAACGGAGACTGAGAGAAGAGAGCCGAGCGCAGAAAAGAGATGCCCTGTTAACGATGCTTCTTAACAAACTTATACGTAATGAAAGTCCTTAA